The Geobacter metallireducens GS-15 region TCGTTGGGATTGAGGCGCACCACCACCCGGTCCCGCTCGGTACACCCCCCCACTGCCGCGGCGATGATGGAGGTGAGGATCGCCGGATCCTGGGTAATCTCCTGCTGGACGATCTTGCGGGCCACCATGACGGCGAGCTTGAGGACATCCTCCTCGCTCTCCTTGAGGAGCCGGCTCCGCAACCCCGTCACGGCCGACACGCCGTCGCGCAGAGACTTGAAGACGTTGGCCAGTCCCCGTTCCGCCTGGCGACGCCCCTCGTCCATGCCGTTGCGGTAGATTTCGTCCACCTTGGCCTGAAAATCCTCCTCGGAGAGTACGATCATCCCCTCCAGGCTCGGCATGGGCGGATCCGGATCCTCGGCAATGGACGCGACAGGATCGGGAAGCTCCTCCCCGCCGGACACGAAACCGAGGGAGAGGGGAACGAATCCCGACGCGCCTGGCGGCAGTTCCTCGGGTGGCTCCTGGGATGGGGCCTCGGCCAGGATGCGGCCGAACGTGAACCCCTGGGGGGTGTGGAGAGAGGGTTCCCCCGCCTTGATGATCCTCGACCGTCCCTTAGACGAGAACATCGTCGCCTCCGCGGCCCGCCAGCACCACTTTCCCCTCTTCCTCCAGACGGCGGACGATCTTGATGATCTCCCCCTGGGCCTTTTCCACGTCGGAGAGGCGGACGGGGCCCATGACCTCCAGGTCCTCCTTGATCATCTCGGCGGCGCGGCTGGAGATGTTGCGGAAGATCTTCTCCTTGATCTGGTCGGGGGCGGTCTTCATGGCAAGGGTCAGGGTGTCGTTGGAGAGCTCGCGCATGATTCCCTGGATGGAGCGGTCGTCCAGCTTGAAGATATCGTCGAAGGTGAAGAGATGCTTGCGGATGACCTCGGCCAACGGCGGATTGAGAACGTCGAGCTTGTCGAGGATCTGCTTCTCCTTGCTCCGGTCCAGGTAGTTGAACATGTCGACCACCTTTTCCACACCGCCGACCTTGTAGCGCTGGATGCCCCCCATGGCGGTCAGCTCCCGCTTGATGACCTCGTCGATGTCCTCGAGGATCTCCGGTGACACCTGGTCGACGTCGGCGATCCGCATCACCACCTCGGCCTGGAGCTCCTGGGGAAGCATGGCGATGATCTCGCCGGTCTGCTTGGCCCGCAGCTTCGCCAGGATGACGGCGATGGTCTGGGGATGCTCCTGGGAGAGGAAGTTGGCGATGGTCTTGCCATCCAGGTTGGCCAGGATGTCAACCATGTCGCCGAAGCTGGAAGAACTGATCTCCTTGAGGAGCATCTCGGCCTTCTGGGGCCCCAGAGTCTGCTCCAGGATCTTGCGGACGAATTCCTCCCCCTGGGAGAAGATGCCGGTCTCCGGGTTGGTCATCTCGGTGAACTCGTTGACCACGTCCTGGATGACGGAATGGGGGACATGGCCCAGCTTCGCCATGCTCTTGGATATCTGCTTTATCTCGGAATCGTCCAAATGCTCGAATACGCTGGCAGTCGCGTCGGGACCCAGGTAGAGGAGCAGAATGGCAGCCTTGTCGGTACCGTCCATGGTCAGAGCCTCGGAAAACGTGGGATGGGATGGTGGTTCATGCTAACGGATCACTGTTCCTTGGCGCGGAGCCAGTTCTGGAGGATCTGGGCGGCCTGGTAGGGCTCTTCCTTCACTTTGTTCATGAGTTCCACCTGCCGGATGGTCTGGTTCTGGATCTGGGCGCGGTGGACCTCGGCGATCTGGTTGATGGTTTCCTCGGCAGTGGAAATCGGCTCGAAGGAGGTCTTCTTCTCGGGCTTCAGCATCTTCATGAGGGGGCGTACCACAAAGAGGAGGAGTGCCAGGAAGCCGAAGCCGATGAGGCCGTTCTTGAGGAGCGAGAGGAAGATCGGCGCGTTCCACCACTGGCTCCCCTCGTCGGTGCCCGCCTCGGCGGTATCCTGGAACGGGATGTTCGCCACCGTCACCTGATCACCCCTGACGGCGTTGAAGCCGACGGCGCCTTTGACCAGAGCCTCAATCTGTTGGAGTTCGGCGGGGGAGCGGGGGGTGTACTTGGGCTTGGCGTTCTTGCCGTCCTTGCCGACGGCCGGGGCGTCGTACTTGCCGTCCACGAGGATCGCCACCGACACCTTGGAAAGGGCTCCCACCGGCTCGATGGTCCGGGCCGTGGAGCGGCTCACCTCGTAGTTGAGGGTTTCATCGTTCTTGCTTCCGTTAGGGCCGGTGGCGCCGCCGGCGCCGGCCGGGGTGCGGCCCAGGTTCGTCTGTGCCCCCGGGACTCCCGCCGTGGCGTTGGCGCCTCCCATGCTCTCCTCGCTGCGCTGCTCGCTGCGGACCACGGTTTCGGGGTCGTACTTCTCCTCGTAGCGCTCCACCTGCCGGAAATCGAAGACCGCCGACACGCGGGCCACCGACTTGCCAGAACCGACCGCCTTGTCCAGGAGCGACTGGAGCCGCTCCTCGGTGCCCCGCTCGTAGGTCCGCTGCACCTCCTGCATGGAGGCGGTCATCTTGCCGGCGGCGTCAGTGGGTCCATTCTTGGAAAGGAGCTTCCCCTTCTGGTCGAGGACGGTCACGTGCTCCGGGTTCATCCCCTCGATGGAGGAAGCCACGAGATGGACGACCCCCTGAACATCACTGTCATTGAGTTGGCGATTCCCCTTCACCTTGAGCACCACCGATGCGGTGGCGGGCTTCTCGTCCTCCTTGAAGAGGGCCTTTTCAGGAATTGCCAGGTGGACCCGAGCCTGCTCCACCCCGGCGATCTGGCCGATGGTCCGGGAGAGTTCCCCCTGGAGGGCCCGCTGGTAGTTGAGCTTCTGGACGAACTCGGTCATGCCAAAGTTTTTTCGGTCAAAGATCTCGAAGCCGACCCCGCCCCCCTGGGGAAGCCCTGCGGAGGCCATGGTCAGGCGCAGATCGTAGACCTTGTCGGAGGGGACCAGGATTGCCTTGCCGTCGGCGGCGATCCGGTAGGGAACCTTCTGCTCCTTGAGCTTGGTGACGATCTCGCCGGCATCCTCGGTGGTGAGGTTGGTGAAGAGGGGCCGGTAGTCGGTCCGGTTGGCGACCATTATCAGGAGGGCGAAGGCGATGATCGACACCCCCACGACCCCGCCCACGATCCACCGCTTCGCGGGGGGAAGGGCCATGAACGGCTCCAACAATTTTTTCAGACCTTCAGGCATTTATGACTCCGGGTTAAACCTTATAGAATTCCGCTCTTACCGTGAGCGCTCAAAAATGCCCAGATGCTAGGCGCCCGAACCCGAGGAGTGAAGCGTAGCACAGCCACGCCGCAGCGAACGAGGGTGAGAAGAACAACGCAGATGGGCGTTTTTCAGCGCTCACGCTCACCTACACCTGCATCCGCATGACTTCGTTGTACGCGTCGATGGCCTTGTTCCGGACCTGGCCCAGGAACTGGAAGGCAAGGGACGACTTCTCCATGGCGATCATCACTTCGTGGAGCCCCTGGGACTCTCCGGTGGCGAGGGCCTGAACGGCCGAGTCCGACTGGGACTGGAGCTCGTTCACCTTGGAGACCAGCTCGCCGAAGAATTTACCCGCGTCGCCGGCCATGTTGGCCGGTTTGGCACTTTTCGCGCCGATTTCGGGAAATGCCTGACCCAGGCCTATACCGCTTTCGATTCCGTCTATCACGACTCCCTCCTGAAAAACTCTAGCGTTTCACTACGTGCGGCCGATAAACTTCCATAGGGTGCCTGCGTCGCACCCTTTTTTTTACGTCAAAAAAATGAAACCGATTAGCGTGACCCGAGTTCCAGGGTCTTGAGGGCCATACCCTTGGCGGCCTGCACCGCCGTGACATTGGCCTCGTAGGCCCGGGTGGCGGCGATCATGTCGGCCATTTCCTCCACCACGTTCACGTTGGGGAGCGCCACGTACCCCTGGGCATTGGCGTCCGGATGGGTGGGGTCGTACTGGAGCCGGGGCGGGTTCTGGTCTTCGATGACCTGGGTCACCTGGACCCCTGCGGGGCTTGTGCCGCGCCGCATCCGCTCCATGGCCGCCTGGAACTTTTCGGCAGCCGGGGTCGCGGCAAAGACGGCGTCCTTGCGCTTGTAGGGACCGCCCTCGGCGGTGCGGGTGGAGTTGGCGTTGGCGATGTTGGAGGAGATGAGGTTCATCCGCGTCCGCTCGGCAGAGAGAGCGGAAGAGCTGATCTGCATGGCGCTGAAGAAATCCATTATTTATTCTCCCTGATAGCGGATTTGATTTCGTTGAACTGCTTGGAGAGGATCTGGATCGAGGCGTTGTACATGATCTGGTTTTCCGCCATGCGGGACATCTCCGTTTCCAGGTCTACCCCGTTATAGTCCTTGCCGGGGGAGAGGGAGGAGGTATCAATCACCGTCCCCTGAACCTGCTGGATGGAGTTGCTCTGCCCCTTGAGCGGGATGTGCTTCGGATGGGTGATGGCCGGGGTTCCCACCTTTTTCCCCTTGAGGGCACCCTTGAGCTCATTTTCGAAGGAAAGGGCCGTGGGGGTATAGTTGGGGGTCTCGACGTTGGCCAGGTTGGCGGAAATCATGGTGTGGCTCCGGGAGCGGAGATCGATGCTCTTGGCCAGAAGATCCACCGTGGTTCCAAATATTTTGTCAATCGGCATTGGGGTCCTCCTTGTTCCTACGCAACCTGTTCAGCAAAAGGCGTACCAGAGAAAGAAGTCAGGAGTCAGAATTCAGAATCCAGAATTTTCAATGTCTTTCATTCTGACTGCTGACTCCTGACTTCTGAATTCCAAACCTTCTCTTTAGTCACTATTTTGACAACTTCACCTGCGTCGCCAGTTTCTTTTTCAGCTCCATGTCGGCCAGGGCCTGGGCGGCCATCTGCTGCCAGACGGGGTCTTTCCCCTTGTCGGCAACCGCCTTGAAGTGGCCGGCGGCCTCGTCGTTGCGCCCCTCAAGGCGGGCAATCTCCCCCATCTTGTAGAGGAACGGGTCCCGCTGGGCCTCGGGGGCCGCGGTACTCCCGGCCCGGAGGAGTTCCATGGCACCTTTCCGGTCACCCCTCGCAAGCCGGGCCGAGGCAGCCACGTAATGGGCGTCGGGCGCCAGTTCCGACGTCCCCCCCCGCTGTCGGAGTTCTGACAGGAAGAGGATCATGGCCCGCTCCGCGTCTTTTTTGTTGCCCGCGCTTTCCAGGGATTTGCCAAGGATGTAGTAGCTTTCCACGTCATCGGGACGCCCCTTGCCCGTCAGGAGGGGGGCGAGCCGCGCCGCTACCTTGGGCAGATTTCCCCGGCTGTAGTCGAGGGCCGCCACCCGCTCCCGGTACCCCTGGGCCAGGGGATGATCGGGAAAGCGCCTCAGAAAGTTGTCGGCTGAATTTTCCAGCAAGGGGATGTCGCCGGTCCGCTCCGCGGCCTCGATGATCCGACGGTAGAGTTCGGGTGCCTGGGGGGCGCTCCAATCCTTGCCGGCCAGGTACGAGAAGAGCTCCGCTTCTTCCGAGAAGCGTCCCTGATCGGCAAAAGCGATGACGAGGCTGCGCACGAAATCGGGATCGGCGATGCACCTCCCCAGGTAGTCCCGGTTCTCCTGGGCCAGCGTGATGAGGGCAGGAAAATCCTTGGCCTGAATCAACACCCGGACCATCGGCACGATGAGCTCTTCCCGCATCCCCCGGGCGACGCTTATGTAGGTGCCCCGGGAGAACTTCTTTTCGTACTCGGAGACGAGGGCGAAGCCGTCCGGGGCCTCGCCGAAGAGGGCGGTAAGAAGCGCCGCCTTGAAGAGCGACTCCTCACGGAGGGAAAAGTCGCTGTTCCGGTTGATCTCCAGATACTCGTCCACGAGCCCCCTGAAGGTGGCCGGCTCGATCGTCATGAACTTGCGGTCGGCAAGCTTCATCCGTGCCTGCCACTTCGCCTTGTTGTCCGGGAAGTTTTCCGCGACAGTCCGGTAGATGGCCTCTGCCGCCATCTCCTTCCCCTGGCGGGAAAGGATGTCGGCCAGCCTCACCAGGAGCACCGGCGCAAACTTCTTGTCGGCAAGGCTCGCAATGAGGCGTCCCAGCATCCTGCGCCCCCCCTCCAGGTCGCCGCTGCGGACTACGGCATCGGCGTAGGCAAAGGCCGTTCCTGGCGACTGGGCCAGGAACTCGGGCAGGAGCTTTTCCCCCTCCCGAAAGTCCCGCAGGGCCTCGCCGTATTTCTGGAGCATGGTGCGGGCCTCGCCAAGACGGTAGTAGGCCAGGGCTTTCACCGGCGATTGAACGGTGACGATGGGGGCAAATATCCTTTCGGCCTCGCTCCCCTGCCCCCGGTAGAGGGCAGCCTCGCCGGCGAGAACGATATCCACCTCCTCGGGGGTGAGCACTTTCTGGAGGACGCGGCGGTCGGTGGGTACAAAGGGGATGTCGCTCTTCACCGGAGGATCGAAGCGCGAGACAAGCTGCTCGACCCCAACCTTGATTCCATCACGCCCCTGGGCGAAGGGAGAGGTGCGGGAAGGGGCCAGGCGGCTCCCCACGTCGAGGGTGAGCGCCGCCACTCCCGGCATGGCGATGGCCCTCACTCCGCGGGGATCACCTTTGACACCCACGGTGACGAGGAGATCCCCCCGACGCCTGGCAACGGCGCAGCCGGCAATGTTGGGGTCGCTGTAGGAGCGGAGCCGCTTCCATCGGGCGCCGTCGGTATCCCGCAGCGTGACCCGCACCCGGTTTCCCGCAAGAGGGGTCAGCGTATAAGCCGGTTCCCGATCGAGCTTGAGCATAAGCCGCGTGAATCCGCTTCGGGGCCTGACGTCAATGCGGCGGAGACGGTTCCGGTCGTCGGCCCGGCCAGGATCCGCTGTCGCCAGGATGGTCAGGAGCAGGAGGGCGCAGCCGAGGGCTGTTTTCAGTAATCTGTTCACGGTCATGACACCTTGAGTGAAGTCCGGGGCGCAATCCCCCCATCACGAACGGCAAAAGTCGTGCCGTTACGGCGAGGCGTCAAACAGGGGGATTCGGGACGATAGAGAGGGGCGAGGGGAAGGGTGACGTCAAAAGAGGTCCGTTTATGTCACAATTTTGACAAACGGGACCAGGGTGGAAAATCATGCGGCGTTCAGGAACTTTTCCACCTTGGCCAGCACGTCGTCCTCCTGGTAGGGCTTGAGGATGATGTCGCGGGCGCCGTACCTGACCGCCTTGAGCACGGCGGTGCGGGTCCATTCCCGGGCGCACATGATGATGGGAAGGGTCTCGCCCTGGGCGATGGCCTTGATCTTGATGCAAAGGGACATGTCGCGGTCGTCGTTATTGTGGATGCCGAGCACCACGAGCCGTACGCCCCCCTGGGAGAATATCTCACGGATGTCGGCATCGAGCCGGGCTTCCACCAGCTCGAACCCGCGGGTTTCCAGGAGTTCCCGCACCATCTGGCGATCGGTCTCGTCGTCTTCGAGGATGAGGACCCTGCGGGCGCAGCTTTCCACCACGGCAGACGCCGCCTCGCCCTCTTCGGCCACAGGAGCGACCACCGGCGTTGCGACGAACTCCTCCTCAGCAGCAGCCGCCTCATCCCCCTCTTCGCTGTCGCTGCCTGAGTCTTCGGGAACCGGTTCAGGCTCTTCCGCCGGCGGATCGAAGAGTTCGGCAAGCCCCCGCGGCATGAGGATGTCAAAATTCCCCATCTCCAGCCCCGGCATCTCCATGCGGGCGCGGAACATGAGATACTCGCCGTCGGGAATCGGTTCGGTGTCGGTGATCTCGGTGGTCTCGGGGACAAACTTCTTGGGGGGAACTACCTTCAGGTGAACCTTGTTCTCGAAGGCCGGCTGGAAAACCGTGTTGAACGATCCGATTGCCTGGTTGATGATCTCGGAGAAGGCGTCGGCGTCGTCAGTCTCCATGATGGCGAGGCGGCGCTTCTCGTTGATGCGGGCAGAGGGGATGCCAAGGAGGAAACCGCTCATGCAGATGGCGTCCCGCAACCCGAAAACCAGGTGGAACGTGCCGGGGTACTCACCGCTGGCCGTTACCTCCGCCACGAAACAGACCTCGTCCAGGTCGCAGAAGTAGGTGGCCCGGTTCGTGGCGATGATGTCGGCTTCGCCGATGGTGAGTTCCTGCCCCAGAAGCATGCCGCTGTCTTCGGCGGTCTGCTTCAGGGCGTTATCGATGATGGAGGTGAGATTCGTAAACCCATCCATGGATCAAGAGGCTCCTGCTGAGATCTATGCTTCCTTCTGCAGTTTCAACCCCACGAGGAACCGCTGCGACTCGTTGACGAAGGGAATGATGACGCAGTCGCTGTCGGCCATGGCGTTCAGGGTGTACTCCTCGCCGGATATGACCGTCGGGACCGAAAGGTGGAGGTCCATCCCGCCTTTGGAGAGGACCATCTTCACGTAGCCGCCCAGCATGTTGGCAATCTCCCCCAGGGCGTCGTTCACATCCTCGCCCACTTGGTCCACCTCCATGCCGAGCATGTTTGAGGTGATCCGCAGGGCAAACTCCAAGGGACAGTGAATGGAAAGGATTCCCGAATAGGTACCGGCAAGCCCCACCATCCCGGTGACGCTGCAGCGGAATTTCGTAACCGGCTCCTGGAGGGGGTACTGGTCCTCCAGCTCCATCATCACCATGGTGTTGAATACTTCCTTGGTGGCATCGATGATGAAGCCGGCAACCTGCTCCTCGGTAAGCCTGGTCGCTTCGGCCACACCGCTCGCGAGGGTCATAGGAGGCCTCCGAGCTTCTCGTTGAGCTGGTCCGGGGTGAAGGGCTTTTTGATGCTGTCGCTGGCACCGTTTTCCAGAGCCTGTTTGAGGATGTCCTCGCCACCCTCGGTGGTGATCATGACGATGGGGGCCTTGCAGCCGTTGGCCCGGGCCTGCTTGATGAACTCGAGGCCGTCCATGTTCGGCATGTTGATGTCGGAGAGAATGAGGTCGACGCTTTTGCCGGCAAGGACATTGAGCCCCTCGATGCCGTCGCCCCCCTCGAAGATCTCGTCCACGGGGAGACCCGCCTGACGGAGCGAACGGGAGATGATCTTTCTCATGGTTGAGGAATCGTCCACAATGAGTACGTTGGCCATGCCTTTCTCCTTCCGTTTCTACTATAACCGATAGAGTATGCCGGGTTGCCCCGACGAGTCAGAATATTGAACCGTTCGTCAAAGGAGCCCGGAGGAACGCAAGAGGCAGGCCATGTCGGCGGTCGCCCGCACGGAACGGTCCGCCGCCGCTGCAAGCTGATCGTCGCATTGACGCACCGGTGCCGTCTCCCACCCCCCGATGGCCATTTCGATAGCCAGGAGATTGGCCGCATCCGCCGATTCCTCGATGGTGCGAAGCACCTCCTCCATCCCTCTGACCGTTGCCCCCGCTTTGTTCACGTGTTCCCTCACCGGCCGCGGGAATACCCCCGGGCATCCGTGTCTCATGCACGGTCCGTTCCACAAAAGCTTGAAAGAAGAGAAATTCCGGAAGAAGGGTCGAGCGGCTACATCACTCCCTTGCCGTTGAAGAAGACGCCGTACTTCTTGTCG contains the following coding sequences:
- a CDS encoding FliH/SctL family protein translates to MFSSKGRSRIIKAGEPSLHTPQGFTFGRILAEAPSQEPPEELPPGASGFVPLSLGFVSGGEELPDPVASIAEDPDPPMPSLEGMIVLSEEDFQAKVDEIYRNGMDEGRRQAERGLANVFKSLRDGVSAVTGLRSRLLKESEEDVLKLAVMVARKIVQQEITQDPAILTSIIAAAVGGCTERDRVVVRLNPNDYTVVAANRQAFLAGLGDDVPITLTPDDGVGPGGCLVETATGTVDARIESQLDEIYRTLLEERSAPVETALPAPAEPEPRGELPLPGADDVIPSFSGQGAWLKADGETTSVDG
- the fliG gene encoding flagellar motor switch protein FliG, producing MDGTDKAAILLLYLGPDATASVFEHLDDSEIKQISKSMAKLGHVPHSVIQDVVNEFTEMTNPETGIFSQGEEFVRKILEQTLGPQKAEMLLKEISSSSFGDMVDILANLDGKTIANFLSQEHPQTIAVILAKLRAKQTGEIIAMLPQELQAEVVMRIADVDQVSPEILEDIDEVIKRELTAMGGIQRYKVGGVEKVVDMFNYLDRSKEKQILDKLDVLNPPLAEVIRKHLFTFDDIFKLDDRSIQGIMRELSNDTLTLAMKTAPDQIKEKIFRNISSRAAEMIKEDLEVMGPVRLSDVEKAQGEIIKIVRRLEEEGKVVLAGRGGDDVLV
- the fliF gene encoding flagellar basal-body MS-ring/collar protein FliF, with amino-acid sequence MPEGLKKLLEPFMALPPAKRWIVGGVVGVSIIAFALLIMVANRTDYRPLFTNLTTEDAGEIVTKLKEQKVPYRIAADGKAILVPSDKVYDLRLTMASAGLPQGGGVGFEIFDRKNFGMTEFVQKLNYQRALQGELSRTIGQIAGVEQARVHLAIPEKALFKEDEKPATASVVLKVKGNRQLNDSDVQGVVHLVASSIEGMNPEHVTVLDQKGKLLSKNGPTDAAGKMTASMQEVQRTYERGTEERLQSLLDKAVGSGKSVARVSAVFDFRQVERYEEKYDPETVVRSEQRSEESMGGANATAGVPGAQTNLGRTPAGAGGATGPNGSKNDETLNYEVSRSTARTIEPVGALSKVSVAILVDGKYDAPAVGKDGKNAKPKYTPRSPAELQQIEALVKGAVGFNAVRGDQVTVANIPFQDTAEAGTDEGSQWWNAPIFLSLLKNGLIGFGFLALLLFVVRPLMKMLKPEKKTSFEPISTAEETINQIAEVHRAQIQNQTIRQVELMNKVKEEPYQAAQILQNWLRAKEQ
- the fliE gene encoding flagellar hook-basal body complex protein FliE produces the protein MIDGIESGIGLGQAFPEIGAKSAKPANMAGDAGKFFGELVSKVNELQSQSDSAVQALATGESQGLHEVMIAMEKSSLAFQFLGQVRNKAIDAYNEVMRMQV
- the flgC gene encoding flagellar basal body rod protein FlgC is translated as MDFFSAMQISSSALSAERTRMNLISSNIANANSTRTAEGGPYKRKDAVFAATPAAEKFQAAMERMRRGTSPAGVQVTQVIEDQNPPRLQYDPTHPDANAQGYVALPNVNVVEEMADMIAATRAYEANVTAVQAAKGMALKTLELGSR
- the flgB gene encoding flagellar basal body rod protein FlgB, with the translated sequence MPIDKIFGTTVDLLAKSIDLRSRSHTMISANLANVETPNYTPTALSFENELKGALKGKKVGTPAITHPKHIPLKGQSNSIQQVQGTVIDTSSLSPGKDYNGVDLETEMSRMAENQIMYNASIQILSKQFNEIKSAIRENK
- a CDS encoding tetratricopeptide repeat protein, which produces MTVNRLLKTALGCALLLLTILATADPGRADDRNRLRRIDVRPRSGFTRLMLKLDREPAYTLTPLAGNRVRVTLRDTDGARWKRLRSYSDPNIAGCAVARRRGDLLVTVGVKGDPRGVRAIAMPGVAALTLDVGSRLAPSRTSPFAQGRDGIKVGVEQLVSRFDPPVKSDIPFVPTDRRVLQKVLTPEEVDIVLAGEAALYRGQGSEAERIFAPIVTVQSPVKALAYYRLGEARTMLQKYGEALRDFREGEKLLPEFLAQSPGTAFAYADAVVRSGDLEGGRRMLGRLIASLADKKFAPVLLVRLADILSRQGKEMAAEAIYRTVAENFPDNKAKWQARMKLADRKFMTIEPATFRGLVDEYLEINRNSDFSLREESLFKAALLTALFGEAPDGFALVSEYEKKFSRGTYISVARGMREELIVPMVRVLIQAKDFPALITLAQENRDYLGRCIADPDFVRSLVIAFADQGRFSEEAELFSYLAGKDWSAPQAPELYRRIIEAAERTGDIPLLENSADNFLRRFPDHPLAQGYRERVAALDYSRGNLPKVAARLAPLLTGKGRPDDVESYYILGKSLESAGNKKDAERAMILFLSELRQRGGTSELAPDAHYVAASARLARGDRKGAMELLRAGSTAAPEAQRDPFLYKMGEIARLEGRNDEAAGHFKAVADKGKDPVWQQMAAQALADMELKKKLATQVKLSK
- a CDS encoding response regulator, whose amino-acid sequence is MDGFTNLTSIIDNALKQTAEDSGMLLGQELTIGEADIIATNRATYFCDLDEVCFVAEVTASGEYPGTFHLVFGLRDAICMSGFLLGIPSARINEKRRLAIMETDDADAFSEIINQAIGSFNTVFQPAFENKVHLKVVPPKKFVPETTEITDTEPIPDGEYLMFRARMEMPGLEMGNFDILMPRGLAELFDPPAEEPEPVPEDSGSDSEEGDEAAAAEEEFVATPVVAPVAEEGEAASAVVESCARRVLILEDDETDRQMVRELLETRGFELVEARLDADIREIFSQGGVRLVVLGIHNNDDRDMSLCIKIKAIAQGETLPIIMCAREWTRTAVLKAVRYGARDIILKPYQEDDVLAKVEKFLNAA
- a CDS encoding chemotaxis protein CheX, which produces MTLASGVAEATRLTEEQVAGFIIDATKEVFNTMVMMELEDQYPLQEPVTKFRCSVTGMVGLAGTYSGILSIHCPLEFALRITSNMLGMEVDQVGEDVNDALGEIANMLGGYVKMVLSKGGMDLHLSVPTVISGEEYTLNAMADSDCVIIPFVNESQRFLVGLKLQKEA
- a CDS encoding response regulator yields the protein MANVLIVDDSSTMRKIISRSLRQAGLPVDEIFEGGDGIEGLNVLAGKSVDLILSDINMPNMDGLEFIKQARANGCKAPIVMITTEGGEDILKQALENGASDSIKKPFTPDQLNEKLGGLL